One segment of Panulirus ornatus isolate Po-2019 chromosome 35, ASM3632096v1, whole genome shotgun sequence DNA contains the following:
- the LOC139760121 gene encoding uncharacterized protein, whose translation MTRYGVMTSLVLMLCFWTVVYLYLDPMDPIVAPSLADPKPCGIKCSDDVAAAYLVNTAGCMIPNFPMEDILKTRRPQIEGFVCSKYRPLTEEKRQHVLFFKDRISDYNLTSDTFNCSYQGIEKGPERVHKLKESVPLVMDKTPIPDDGIVVTCYNNSLDNNTIFYQNVHYFIQPWRAEEKRKLFKKNFGHRSNHPEKLSVLLMGTDAVSRFNAIRHMPKTYRYLMEEVEALDFRGYNKIAENTLPNTYALMTGYTLQDLDKLKCSDKKKYLLDDCPLIWKDFANEGFLTGFGEDVVPRGIFTYRHSGFAKKPVDYFVEDVYRTALSKLSHGVPSFRGFTYSPCVGPRLTVSVMHDHSLAMAEELQDMPYFAFYWSAGITHDHLRMPRVVDDGLVKLLTQFNENGYLNHTVVILISDHGLRYGPFRHTYLGMVEEKLPFCFMVFPPWFKKVYPEAWKNLVTNTKRLISNLDIHETLHSLASGDFASGAERSVKPKYGQSLFAEVPETRICSDVNIPEVFCSCEVYLTASITDESVIAAAEMVTKELNSRLEEFVQCEPLHLDKVLSARLAFPSNNSAKRRPTDHTSTYLIEFQTKPGGAMLEAMVKKSKEFTLLGEVMRTNKYGNQSHCMKHFVLRKYCFCKDLLEPKDGSQR comes from the exons ATGACCA GATACGGCGTGATGACGAGTCTGGTGCTGATGCTTTGCTTCTGGACGGTCGTTTACCTGTATCTGGACCCAATGGATCCTATAGTTGCTCCGTCCTTGGCAGATCCAAAACCCTGTGGCATCAAGTGTTCTG ATGATGTCGCCGCCGCCTACCTGGTCAACACTGCGGGCTGTATGATCCCTAATTTCCCCATGGAGGACATACTGAAGACGAGACGACCACAAATTGAG GGCTTTGTGTGTTCCAAGTACCGCCCGCTGACGGAGGAGAAGAGACAGCATGTCTTGTTCTTCAAGGACCGTATCAGCGATTACAATTTGACATCAGACACCTTCAACTGCAGCTACCAAGGGATTGAGAAAGGACCCGAGAGGGTACACAA GTTGAAAGAGAGCGTTCCTCTTGTTATGGATAAGACGCCGATACCGGACGATGGGATAGTGGTGACCTGTTATAACAATAGTCTCGATAACAACACAATATTCTACCAGAACGTCCACTATTTCATACAACCTTGGAGGGCAGAGGAGAAACGAAAACTGTTTAAG AAGAACTTCGGACATCGAAGTAACCACCCGGAGAAGCTGAGCGTTTTGTTGATGGGGACGGACGCAGTGTCCCGTTTCAACGCAATTCGTCACATGCCGAAGACCTATCGATACCTCATGGAGGAAGTCGAGGCGCTAGATTTTCGAGGCTACAATAAAATAGCCGAAAACACCTTACCCAATACCTACGCCCTTATGACGGGATATACCCTACAAGACTTAGACAAACTGAAATGCTCGGACAAAAAGAAATACTTACTCGACGACTGTCCGCTGATATGGAAAGATTTCGCTAATGAAGGTTTCCTGACGGGCTTTGGCGAAGACGTGGTGCCCAGGGGTATATTCACCTACAGACATAGTGGATTTGCCAAGAAACCAGTCGATTACTTCGTCGAAGATGTCTACCGTACGGCTTTGAGTAAGCTTTCCCATGGAGTCCCTTCCTTCAGGGGTTTCACATACAGTCCCTGTGTGGGTCCTAGGTTGACAGTGTCTGTGATGCACGACCACTCCTTAGCCATGGCTGAGGAGTTACAGGACATGCCGTACTTCGCCTTCTACTGGAGTGCGGGCATTACGCACGATCATCTCAGGATGCCAAGAGTGGTGGACGATGGATTGGTCAAGCTGCTGACTCAGTTCAACGAAAACGGGTACCTGAATCACACTGTTGTCATCCTCATTAGCGACCATGGCTTACGGTACGGCCCCTTCCGCCACACGTATTTGGGTATGGTGGAGGAGAAACTACCCTTTTGCTTCATGGTGTTCCCGCCTTGGTTCAAGAAAGTGTACCCCGAGGCCTGGAAGAACCTCGTCACGAATACCAAGAGACTCATCTCGAACTTGGACATCCATGAAACACTTCATAGTCTGGCGTCTGGGGACTTTGCCTCCGGCGCTGAGCG CTCAGTGAAACCCAAATATGGCCAGAGCTTATTCGCCGAGGTCCCAGAGACAAGAATATGCTCGGATGTCAATATCCCAGAGGTCTTCTGCAGCTGTGAGGTATACTTGACTGCGAGTATTACCGACGAGAGTGTCATAGCGGCTGCCGAGATGGTCACGAAGGAGCTTAACTCGCGCCTCGAAGAATTCGTCCAGTGCGAGCCCCTACACCTCGACAAG GTTCTGAGCGCTCGACTGGCCTTCCCCAGCAACAATAGTGCGAAGCGTCGGCCAACTGACCATACCTCCACTTACCTCATCGAGTTCCAAACCAAACCAG GCGGTGCTATGCTGGAGGCGATGGTGAAAAAATCCAAGGAGTTCACGCTCCTTGGGGAGGTGATGAGAACGAACAAGTATGGTAACCAGAGCCACTGCATGAAGCACTTCGTCCTCAGAAAATACTGCTTCTGTAAGGATCTCTTGGAGCCAAAAGACGGATCTCAGAGATAA
- the LOC139760125 gene encoding uncharacterized protein isoform X3, with product MNMFIMVLVPLLQMFFLIVDTDAYLIKTEDGATQVFTLPDEQAVRLLFWVQEPDTQLSLTYSVMSFEYSTLNLTISKTEEWISAHFYYDRVYIPAAGVEKFPTPPSWWGRRVRVWSQEPTYWYLCRSSYECSPGPPPWGTHLAVATSTTTSSRGPSPTVVILGVVCGVLFLTVLALCVYICYVRRSNTLRDAHIQGQEVVQEPIHSSSSQVPQDVALATVLHTAEAGCSQARH from the exons ATGAACatgtttataatggtgttggtgccGCTGCTTCAGATGTTCTTTCTAATTGTTGATACAG ACGCCTACCTCATCAAGACAGAGGATGGAGCAACACAGGTCTTCACCTTACCGGATGAGCAAGCTGTAAGGCTGCTATTCTGGGTCCAGGAACCTGACACTCAACTCAGTCTGACCTACAGTGTTATGTCCTTCGAGTACTCAACATTGAACCTTACTATTTCCAAGACAGAAGAATGGATTTCTGCACATTTCTACTATGAC CGTGTGTACatccctgctgctggtgtggagaagttccccactccaccctcctggtgggggaggagagtgagggtatgGAGCCAGGAGCCCACGTACTGGTACCTCTGTCGCTCCTCCTACGAGTGCT CACCTGGTCCACCGCCCTGGGGAACCCACCTTGCTGTAGCGACATCAACAACCACATCATCCAGGGGCCCATCACCCACAGTTGTGATCctcggtgttgtgtgtggggtctTGTTCCTCACTGTCCTGGCCCTCTGTGTCTACATCTGCTACGTCAGGAGGAGCAACACACTACGAGATGCACACATCCAAG GTCAGGAAGTGGTGCAAGAGCCTATACACAGCAGTTCCAGTCAAGTGCCCCAAGATGTGGCACTTGCTACCGTCCTCCACACAGCAGAAG CAGGATGTTCTCAAGCACGTCATTGA
- the LOC139760125 gene encoding uncharacterized protein isoform X2, translated as MNMFIMVLVPLLQMFFLIVDTDAYLIKTEDGATQVFTLPDEQAVRLLFWVQEPDTQLSLTYSVMSFEYSTLNLTISKTEEWISAHFYYDRVYIPAAGVEKFPTPPSWWGRRVRVWSQEPTYWYLCRSSYECSPGPPPWGTHLAVATSTTTSSRGPSPTVVILGVVCGVLFLTVLALCVYICYVRRSNTLRDAHIQGQEVVQEPIHSSSSQVPQDVALATVLHTAEGCSQARH; from the exons ATGAACatgtttataatggtgttggtgccGCTGCTTCAGATGTTCTTTCTAATTGTTGATACAG ACGCCTACCTCATCAAGACAGAGGATGGAGCAACACAGGTCTTCACCTTACCGGATGAGCAAGCTGTAAGGCTGCTATTCTGGGTCCAGGAACCTGACACTCAACTCAGTCTGACCTACAGTGTTATGTCCTTCGAGTACTCAACATTGAACCTTACTATTTCCAAGACAGAAGAATGGATTTCTGCACATTTCTACTATGAC CGTGTGTACatccctgctgctggtgtggagaagttccccactccaccctcctggtgggggaggagagtgagggtatgGAGCCAGGAGCCCACGTACTGGTACCTCTGTCGCTCCTCCTACGAGTGCT CACCTGGTCCACCGCCCTGGGGAACCCACCTTGCTGTAGCGACATCAACAACCACATCATCCAGGGGCCCATCACCCACAGTTGTGATCctcggtgttgtgtgtggggtctTGTTCCTCACTGTCCTGGCCCTCTGTGTCTACATCTGCTACGTCAGGAGGAGCAACACACTACGAGATGCACACATCCAAG GTCAGGAAGTGGTGCAAGAGCCTATACACAGCAGTTCCAGTCAAGTGCCCCAAGATGTGGCACTTGCTACCGTCCTCCACACAGCAGAAG GATGTTCTCAAGCACGTCATTGA
- the LOC139760125 gene encoding uncharacterized protein isoform X1, with product MNMFIMVLVPLLQMFFLIVDTDAYLIKTEDGATQVFTLPDEQAVRLLFWVQEPDTQLSLTYSVMSFEYSTLNLTISKTEEWISAHFYYDRVYIPAAGVEKFPTPPSWWGRRVRVWSQEPTYWYLCRSSYECSPGPPPWGTHLAVATSTTTSSRGPSPTVVILGVVCGVLFLTVLALCVYICYVRRSNTLRDAHIQGQEVVQEPIHSSSSQVPQDVALATVLHTAEDTTHKRSIF from the exons ATGAACatgtttataatggtgttggtgccGCTGCTTCAGATGTTCTTTCTAATTGTTGATACAG ACGCCTACCTCATCAAGACAGAGGATGGAGCAACACAGGTCTTCACCTTACCGGATGAGCAAGCTGTAAGGCTGCTATTCTGGGTCCAGGAACCTGACACTCAACTCAGTCTGACCTACAGTGTTATGTCCTTCGAGTACTCAACATTGAACCTTACTATTTCCAAGACAGAAGAATGGATTTCTGCACATTTCTACTATGAC CGTGTGTACatccctgctgctggtgtggagaagttccccactccaccctcctggtgggggaggagagtgagggtatgGAGCCAGGAGCCCACGTACTGGTACCTCTGTCGCTCCTCCTACGAGTGCT CACCTGGTCCACCGCCCTGGGGAACCCACCTTGCTGTAGCGACATCAACAACCACATCATCCAGGGGCCCATCACCCACAGTTGTGATCctcggtgttgtgtgtggggtctTGTTCCTCACTGTCCTGGCCCTCTGTGTCTACATCTGCTACGTCAGGAGGAGCAACACACTACGAGATGCACACATCCAAG GTCAGGAAGTGGTGCAAGAGCCTATACACAGCAGTTCCAGTCAAGTGCCCCAAGATGTGGCACTTGCTACCGTCCTCCACACAGCAGAAG ACACCACGCACAAACGGTCGATATTTTAA
- the LOC139760126 gene encoding uncharacterized protein isoform X3 — protein MKSLALALVLWVLLQLTIADKDAVFTTENGSFVQITMPKNESVSSLLFWTQQTNAAVLIEAVSSFVYNITLSLRQTNLWHFAYINQPTKTSPLQINVPYDNVFINKALVRLQEVRVSSDKLVYWTFCSYTHACALLSPISRQTAEAPDLYLLGPLLMVCVLLLATLTGLTAYVCYRRRSAFHHYEKPRWPPLPPPVPQSILQRKDDFHGTVETVCGTYTTPCDDASSEHTYDDWRLNDKQQAKRNNGQERVNSLYGLILPSQAP, from the exons ATGAAGTCTTTGGCCTTGGCTCTCGTTCTGTGGGTTCTCCTCCAGCTTACCATCGCTGACAAAG ATGCGGTCTTCACTACGGAGAACGGGAGCTTCGTGCAGATAACGATGCCAAAGAATGAGTCTGTGTCCAGCTTGCTCTTCTGGACGCAGCAGACCAACGCTGCAGTCCTCATAGAGGCTGTCAGTTCCTTCGTTTACAACATCACCTTGTCTCTTCGACAGACTAACCTATGGCACTTTGCATACATCAACCAACCG ACGAAGACCAGCCCACTGCAGATCAACGTCCCCTACGACAACGTCTTCATCAACAAGGCCCTCGTGAGACTCCAGGAGGTGAGGGTGTCGAGTGACAAGCTGGTCTACTGGACCTTCTGCAGCTACACCCACGCTTGTG CACTGCTTTCCCCGATCAGCAGGCAAACAGCAGAAGCCCCCGACCTGTACCTGCTAGGTCCtctgctgatggtgtgtgtgctCCTCCTCGCTACGCTGACGGGTCTGACAGCCTACGTCTGCTACAGGAGGAGAAGTGCCTTCCACCACTACGAGAAGCCAA GATGGCCTCCTCTCCCGCCCCCTGTCCCTCAAAGCATCCTGCAACGAAAGGACGACTTCCATGGCACTGTTGAGACGGTATGTGGCACCTACACGACCCCTTGCGACGACGCATCCTCGGAGCACACGTACGACGACTGGAGACTCAACGACAAGCAGCAGGCCAAGAGAAACAACGGGCAAGAGAGAGTGAATAGCTTATATGGTCTCATTCTGCCCAGCcaagctccttga
- the LOC139760126 gene encoding uncharacterized protein isoform X1 translates to MMTKVLNFQDGVEIEMGVLFDKTDCRFEDAVFTTENGSFVQITMPKNESVSSLLFWTQQTNAAVLIEAVSSFVYNITLSLRQTNLWHFAYINQPTKTSPLQINVPYDNVFINKALVRLQEVRVSSDKLVYWTFCSYTHACALLSPISRQTAEAPDLYLLGPLLMVCVLLLATLTGLTAYVCYRRRSAFHHYEKPRWPPLPPPVPQSILQRKDDFHGTVETVCGTYTTPCDDASSEHTYDDWRLNDKQQAKRNNGQERVNSLYGLILPSQAP, encoded by the exons AAGATGCGGTCTTCACTACGGAGAACGGGAGCTTCGTGCAGATAACGATGCCAAAGAATGAGTCTGTGTCCAGCTTGCTCTTCTGGACGCAGCAGACCAACGCTGCAGTCCTCATAGAGGCTGTCAGTTCCTTCGTTTACAACATCACCTTGTCTCTTCGACAGACTAACCTATGGCACTTTGCATACATCAACCAACCG ACGAAGACCAGCCCACTGCAGATCAACGTCCCCTACGACAACGTCTTCATCAACAAGGCCCTCGTGAGACTCCAGGAGGTGAGGGTGTCGAGTGACAAGCTGGTCTACTGGACCTTCTGCAGCTACACCCACGCTTGTG CACTGCTTTCCCCGATCAGCAGGCAAACAGCAGAAGCCCCCGACCTGTACCTGCTAGGTCCtctgctgatggtgtgtgtgctCCTCCTCGCTACGCTGACGGGTCTGACAGCCTACGTCTGCTACAGGAGGAGAAGTGCCTTCCACCACTACGAGAAGCCAA GATGGCCTCCTCTCCCGCCCCCTGTCCCTCAAAGCATCCTGCAACGAAAGGACGACTTCCATGGCACTGTTGAGACGGTATGTGGCACCTACACGACCCCTTGCGACGACGCATCCTCGGAGCACACGTACGACGACTGGAGACTCAACGACAAGCAGCAGGCCAAGAGAAACAACGGGCAAGAGAGAGTGAATAGCTTATATGGTCTCATTCTGCCCAGCcaagctccttga
- the LOC139760126 gene encoding uncharacterized protein isoform X2 produces MKSLALALVLWVLLQLTIADKEDAVFTTENGSFVQITMPKNESVSSLLFWTQQTNAAVLIEAVSSFVYNITLSLRQTNLWHFAYINQPTKTSPLQINVPYDNVFINKALVRLQEVRVSSDKLVYWTFCSYTHACALLSPISRQTAEAPDLYLLGPLLMVCVLLLATLTGLTAYVCYRRRSAFHHYEKPRWPPLPPPVPQSILQRKDDFHGTVETVCGTYTTPCDDASSEHTYDDWRLNDKQQAKRNNGQERVNSLYGLILPSQAP; encoded by the exons ATGAAGTCTTTGGCCTTGGCTCTCGTTCTGTGGGTTCTCCTCCAGCTTACCATCGCTGACAAAG AAGATGCGGTCTTCACTACGGAGAACGGGAGCTTCGTGCAGATAACGATGCCAAAGAATGAGTCTGTGTCCAGCTTGCTCTTCTGGACGCAGCAGACCAACGCTGCAGTCCTCATAGAGGCTGTCAGTTCCTTCGTTTACAACATCACCTTGTCTCTTCGACAGACTAACCTATGGCACTTTGCATACATCAACCAACCG ACGAAGACCAGCCCACTGCAGATCAACGTCCCCTACGACAACGTCTTCATCAACAAGGCCCTCGTGAGACTCCAGGAGGTGAGGGTGTCGAGTGACAAGCTGGTCTACTGGACCTTCTGCAGCTACACCCACGCTTGTG CACTGCTTTCCCCGATCAGCAGGCAAACAGCAGAAGCCCCCGACCTGTACCTGCTAGGTCCtctgctgatggtgtgtgtgctCCTCCTCGCTACGCTGACGGGTCTGACAGCCTACGTCTGCTACAGGAGGAGAAGTGCCTTCCACCACTACGAGAAGCCAA GATGGCCTCCTCTCCCGCCCCCTGTCCCTCAAAGCATCCTGCAACGAAAGGACGACTTCCATGGCACTGTTGAGACGGTATGTGGCACCTACACGACCCCTTGCGACGACGCATCCTCGGAGCACACGTACGACGACTGGAGACTCAACGACAAGCAGCAGGCCAAGAGAAACAACGGGCAAGAGAGAGTGAATAGCTTATATGGTCTCATTCTGCCCAGCcaagctccttga